A window from Campylobacter concisus encodes these proteins:
- a CDS encoding YdcH family protein → MLHEYTDLINELKKTDARFATLCKKHDELNKKIDENLAKPSELDGLKKEKLKLKDEIYAQILKYKEQK, encoded by the coding sequence ATGTTACATGAATATACAGACCTTATAAATGAGCTAAAGAAAACCGATGCTCGTTTTGCTACTCTTTGCAAAAAACATGATGAGCTAAATAAAAAAATAGATGAGAATCTAGCAAAACCATCAGAGCTTGATGGTTTAAAGAAAGAAAAATTAAAACTAAAAGATGAAATTTATGCTCAAATTTTAAAATACAAAGAGCAAAAATAA
- a CDS encoding 3'-5' exonuclease gives MKPKKQRLENSIEILAKQNLGYHEFILRFSDIEEISSLIDVRDLDMWRTLGLDITRNEENEIELGTRFRDISEQEFCVVDIETTGGTTSGQIIEIGAIKMKNGIEIGRFESFIAAPEVPENITELTGIKASDLVGAPNLLNVLERFKIFLGTSVFIAHNVNFDYGFISHSLNEIGLGMLLNRKLCTIDLSRRTIASQKYGLGSLKELLGINNTHHRALNDAIAAAEIFKVCLTRLPFSIQTTEDLISFSKTAPSVKLKPEPVLCAN, from the coding sequence TTGAAACCAAAAAAACAGCGTTTAGAAAATAGCATAGAAATTTTAGCCAAGCAAAATTTAGGCTACCATGAGTTTATTTTAAGATTTAGCGATATTGAAGAAATTTCATCACTCATTGACGTGCGCGATCTTGATATGTGGCGAACTCTTGGGCTTGACATCACCAGAAATGAAGAGAATGAGATAGAGCTTGGCACAAGGTTTAGAGATATTAGCGAGCAGGAATTTTGCGTGGTTGATATCGAAACGACTGGCGGTACGACGAGCGGACAGATCATTGAAATAGGCGCAATAAAAATGAAAAATGGCATTGAGATAGGGCGTTTTGAAAGCTTTATAGCAGCCCCTGAAGTACCTGAAAATATCACTGAGCTAACCGGTATAAAGGCTAGCGATTTAGTCGGTGCGCCAAATTTGCTAAATGTACTTGAGCGGTTCAAAATTTTTCTTGGAACTAGCGTCTTTATCGCGCATAACGTAAATTTTGACTATGGCTTTATCTCTCATAGCCTAAATGAGATCGGCCTTGGCATGCTGCTAAATAGAAAGCTTTGCACCATCGATCTTAGCCGTCGCACTATCGCTTCGCAAAAATACGGACTTGGCTCGCTAAAAGAGCTTCTTGGCATAAACAATACCCACCACAGAGCCCTAAATGACGCAATAGCGGCTGCTGAAATTTTTAAAGTCTGCCTCACACGCCTACCTTTTAGTATCCAAACGACAGAGGATCTCATAAGCTTTAGCAAAACAGCTCCAAGCGTGAAGCTAAAACCCGAACCGGTTTTATGTGCGAATTAG
- the rpe gene encoding ribulose-phosphate 3-epimerase, with the protein MYVAPSILSADFGNLAAEIRAICEAGCDLVHVDVMDGHFVPNLTIGPVVVNAVAKAATKPLDIHLMVENNSFFADLFLPLKPKFLTFHIEEEKHPLRLIDHIRKNGVGPGIVLNPHTPVSAIEHIIDEVDMVLLMSVNPGFGGQKFMPVVLEKIRSLRELIERKNAKCLIEVDGGVNGLNAPDLEEAGADILVAGNYIFSSNSYEQAIRAIKLEF; encoded by the coding sequence ATGTACGTTGCACCTAGTATTTTATCGGCTGATTTTGGAAATTTGGCAGCTGAGATAAGAGCCATTTGTGAGGCTGGGTGCGATCTGGTGCATGTTGATGTTATGGATGGACATTTTGTGCCAAATTTAACCATCGGACCAGTTGTGGTAAATGCCGTTGCTAAAGCAGCCACAAAGCCACTTGATATACATTTGATGGTTGAAAATAACTCGTTTTTTGCTGATCTTTTCTTGCCACTAAAGCCAAAATTTCTAACCTTTCATATCGAAGAAGAGAAGCATCCATTAAGGCTCATCGATCACATCAGAAAAAATGGCGTTGGCCCTGGCATCGTGCTAAATCCGCATACGCCAGTTAGTGCGATCGAACACATTATCGATGAAGTCGATATGGTACTTTTGATGAGCGTAAATCCTGGCTTTGGCGGTCAGAAATTTATGCCAGTCGTGCTTGAAAAAATAAGGTCGCTAAGAGAGCTGATAGAACGAAAAAACGCCAAGTGTCTGATCGAAGTAGATGGCGGTGTAAACGGACTAAATGCGCCTGATCTTGAAGAGGCTGGAGCTGATATTTTGGTGGCTGGTAACTACATCTTCTCGTCAAATTCTTACGAACAAGCCATTCGCGCCATAAAGCTTGAGTTTTGA
- a CDS encoding M48 family metallopeptidase encodes MFYFLLGIYFFYVAVKAILAILQINFIRAEAKKPAVVLEQGEYETAAAAAITNQKFEIASLLYHAAIFMMWACWGLGAISGHAYKTGDIGDNVFMVMVFLLVSSLLELPLNIYETFVKDKKLGFSNVTPKIFALDLLKTLALTLVFGTLFVWLVLLCIRFLGDFWWFWAFLLSFAVALVINLIYPTLIAPIFNKMQPLEEGELKSRIEGLLAQCGFKSSGVFTIDASKRDNRLNAYFGGLGTTKRVVLFDTLVKKLSLDEIIAVLGHELGHFKHKDILKMIALSAVMLFAMFFIFGNIPDAAYQALGLHSGGGGMIVFLLLFSPIFGFLFSPVSSYFSRANEFGADRFAGEVSNKADMISALKKLGSENKAFPKVHQLYAFVYHSHPSLFERINELENEN; translated from the coding sequence ATGTTTTATTTTTTACTCGGTATTTACTTTTTTTACGTTGCCGTAAAGGCGATTTTGGCGATTTTGCAGATAAATTTTATTCGCGCGGAGGCTAAAAAGCCGGCTGTCGTGCTAGAGCAGGGGGAGTATGAAACCGCCGCCGCTGCAGCGATAACTAATCAAAAATTTGAGATAGCTAGCCTACTTTATCACGCCGCGATATTTATGATGTGGGCGTGCTGGGGGCTTGGCGCGATATCGGGGCATGCCTATAAAACGGGAGATATAGGCGATAACGTCTTTATGGTCATGGTATTTTTGCTCGTTTCGTCGCTGCTAGAACTACCGCTAAATATCTACGAAACCTTCGTCAAGGATAAAAAGCTCGGCTTTTCAAACGTAACGCCTAAAATTTTCGCGCTTGACCTGCTTAAAACGCTAGCTCTAACGCTGGTGTTTGGCACGCTATTTGTGTGGCTGGTGCTGCTTTGCATTAGATTTTTGGGTGATTTTTGGTGGTTTTGGGCGTTTTTGCTTAGCTTTGCCGTCGCGCTTGTTATAAATCTCATCTACCCGACGCTCATCGCGCCAATTTTTAACAAAATGCAGCCGCTAGAAGAGGGCGAGCTAAAAAGCCGTATTGAAGGGCTTTTGGCGCAGTGCGGGTTTAAAAGTAGCGGCGTTTTTACGATAGACGCTAGCAAGCGCGACAACCGCCTAAACGCCTATTTCGGCGGCCTTGGCACGACTAAACGCGTGGTGCTTTTCGACACGCTCGTTAAAAAGCTAAGCTTAGATGAAATAATCGCTGTTTTGGGGCATGAGCTGGGGCACTTTAAGCATAAAGATATCCTAAAAATGATCGCTCTAAGCGCGGTTATGCTTTTTGCGATGTTTTTTATATTTGGCAACATCCCTGACGCGGCGTATCAAGCGCTTGGGCTTCATAGCGGAGGCGGCGGAATGATCGTGTTTTTGCTGCTTTTTTCGCCGATTTTCGGGTTTTTATTTTCGCCGGTGAGCTCGTATTTTAGCCGCGCGAACGAATTTGGCGCCGATAGATTCGCTGGCGAGGTCTCAAACAAAGCCGACATGATAAGCGCGCTAAAAAAGCTAGGCAGCGAAAACAAGGCCTTCCCGAAGGTTCATCAGCTCTATGCGTTCGTCTATCACTCGCATCCAAGCCTTTTTGAGCGTATAAACGAGCTGGAAAATGAAAATTGA
- the rpmB gene encoding 50S ribosomal protein L28, producing the protein MSKRCAITGKGPMIGNNVSHANNKTKRRFLPNLRTIRVTLEDGTTRKIKVAASTLRTMKKQSN; encoded by the coding sequence ATGTCAAAAAGATGTGCGATAACAGGCAAAGGACCGATGATAGGCAACAATGTGAGCCACGCTAACAATAAAACTAAAAGAAGATTCTTGCCAAATCTTAGAACGATTCGCGTTACACTAGAAGATGGTACTACAAGAAAGATAAAAGTTGCTGCTTCTACTCTAAGAACGATGAAGAAACAATCAAACTAA
- the cysK gene encoding cysteine synthase A has translation MIYDNIVKTIGNTPIVKIKTGADEAEIYVKLEFFNPGGSVKDRIAFNMITKMLADGTLKHGDTIVEPTSGNTGIGVAMCGAALGFKVILCMPESMSIERRKIVAAYGAQLELTPASGGMKAAIARAIELAAQPNHVMLSQFENKYNPQAHELTTAAEIVADFSKLDAFVAGVGTGGTISGVAKILKEKGYDTKIIAVEPEASPVLSGGNPGPHKIQGIGAGFLPNTMNMSLVSEVEKVSNDDALNAARAIAKSDGLMIGLSGGAAYVAAKRVAKRLGAGKKVLFIAPDNGERYLSTELYGA, from the coding sequence ATGATTTACGATAACATCGTTAAAACGATTGGTAATACACCTATTGTAAAGATAAAAACAGGTGCTGATGAAGCCGAAATTTACGTAAAACTAGAGTTTTTTAACCCAGGTGGCTCTGTAAAAGATAGGATCGCATTTAATATGATAACTAAGATGCTAGCTGACGGTACGCTAAAACATGGTGATACTATCGTTGAGCCAACGAGCGGAAATACTGGCATTGGTGTAGCGATGTGCGGTGCTGCACTTGGTTTTAAAGTGATACTTTGCATGCCAGAGAGCATGAGTATCGAAAGACGTAAGATCGTAGCTGCTTATGGTGCACAGCTTGAGCTTACTCCAGCGTCTGGTGGCATGAAAGCAGCGATCGCAAGAGCTATAGAGCTAGCAGCTCAGCCAAATCACGTAATGCTAAGCCAGTTTGAAAACAAGTATAACCCACAAGCTCACGAACTAACAACAGCTGCTGAAATTGTGGCTGATTTTAGCAAGCTTGATGCCTTTGTAGCTGGCGTTGGTACAGGTGGCACAATAAGTGGCGTAGCAAAAATTTTAAAAGAAAAGGGCTATGATACTAAGATCATCGCAGTTGAGCCTGAAGCATCGCCGGTTTTAAGTGGTGGTAACCCAGGACCGCATAAAATTCAAGGCATTGGAGCCGGATTTTTACCAAATACTATGAATATGAGCCTAGTTAGTGAAGTAGAAAAAGTAAGCAACGATGATGCGCTAAACGCAGCTAGAGCAATCGCTAAAAGTGATGGACTCATGATAGGTTTAAGTGGTGGTGCTGCTTACGTGGCTGCAAAAAGAGTAGCTAAAAGACTTGGCGCTGGCAAAAAAGTACTTTTCATAGCTCCAGATAATGGCGAAAGATACTTAAGCACAGAGCTTTACGGAGCATAA
- a CDS encoding endonuclease III domain-containing protein → MRSTDLFLALLNHKSRNFDELKWPDEGTFEVILGAILVQNTNWKNVEKALNNLKNAGKDSLNGICSLENSELATLIKPSGFYNTKAKRLKTLCLAIKNEFESFENFKENASREWLISVKGVGAETCDAILAYACGKPYMVVDAYALRIMAYFDYIFESYDEAAEWFSSLDYDEIYKFLDSEEFDEVEILKLYHALILEFCKENFKGKILSQNGQKILSSIKN, encoded by the coding sequence ATGAGATCAACTGATCTGTTTTTGGCTCTGCTAAATCACAAAAGTAGAAATTTTGATGAGCTAAAATGGCCAGACGAGGGTACTTTTGAGGTTATTTTAGGTGCTATTTTAGTGCAAAATACCAACTGGAAAAACGTAGAAAAAGCGCTAAATAATCTAAAAAATGCAGGTAAAGATAGCCTAAATGGCATCTGTTCTCTTGAAAACAGTGAGCTTGCCACACTTATAAAGCCAAGTGGCTTTTATAATACAAAGGCTAAACGACTAAAGACGCTTTGTCTGGCTATAAAAAATGAATTCGAGAGCTTTGAAAATTTTAAAGAAAATGCCAGCCGTGAGTGGCTAATAAGCGTAAAAGGCGTTGGAGCCGAGACTTGCGACGCGATACTGGCATATGCTTGCGGCAAGCCTTATATGGTCGTTGATGCTTACGCGCTTAGGATAATGGCATATTTTGACTACATTTTTGAGAGCTATGACGAGGCGGCTGAGTGGTTTAGCTCGCTTGATTATGATGAAATTTATAAATTTCTTGATAGCGAGGAATTTGATGAGGTTGAAATTTTAAAACTCTATCACGCTCTTATTTTGGAGTTTTGCAAGGAAAATTTCAAAGGTAAAATCTTAAGCCAAAATGGTCAAAAAATATTAAGCAGCATTAAAAATTAA
- the prmC gene encoding peptide chain release factor N(5)-glutamine methyltransferase, with amino-acid sequence MKIEEALKEASLRLSSLCQNPSRVAKILLMNYLDVSIEWIFLNQKEEFDDSGYFALVKRCENYEPLEYITGKASFYGLDFYVESGVLIPRPETEILVDKVIEISREYNEPKIAEIGTGSGIVSIMLALKTKANIVATDINEKALMLAKKNADKFDVGGRIKFLNCSYVDEILEDIDILVSNPPYIARSYKLSKFVLNEPESALFGGEVGDEILKDIILIVKDRNIKNVACEMGYDQKASMQNFLEANGFEYSFYKDLAGFDRGFCAKLKI; translated from the coding sequence ATGAAAATTGAAGAGGCTCTTAAAGAGGCTAGTTTAAGGCTAAGCTCACTTTGTCAAAATCCAAGCAGAGTTGCTAAAATTTTGCTTATGAACTATCTTGATGTAAGCATTGAATGGATATTTTTAAATCAAAAAGAAGAATTTGATGACAGCGGCTATTTTGCTCTAGTTAAAAGATGTGAAAACTACGAGCCTCTTGAATATATAACTGGTAAAGCTAGCTTTTATGGGCTTGATTTTTATGTGGAAAGCGGAGTGCTGATCCCAAGACCTGAAACAGAAATTTTAGTGGATAAAGTAATAGAAATTTCACGCGAATACAATGAACCAAAGATCGCAGAAATAGGTACAGGAAGCGGCATTGTTAGTATCATGCTAGCTCTAAAAACAAAGGCAAATATCGTAGCGACAGACATCAACGAAAAAGCTTTGATGCTTGCTAAAAAAAATGCAGATAAATTTGATGTAGGTGGGAGGATCAAATTTTTAAACTGCTCTTATGTGGATGAAATTTTAGAAGATATTGATATTTTGGTTTCAAATCCACCATATATTGCAAGAAGCTATAAACTTAGTAAATTTGTACTAAATGAGCCAGAAAGTGCGCTCTTTGGAGGTGAAGTAGGAGATGAAATCTTAAAAGACATTATTCTCATAGTCAAAGATCGCAATATCAAAAACGTTGCTTGTGAGATGGGGTACGATCAAAAAGCAAGTATGCAAAATTTTTTAGAGGCCAATGGTTTTGAGTATAGTTTTTACAAAGATTTGGCTGGCTTTGATAGAGGCTTTTGCGCGAAGTTAAAAATATAA
- a CDS encoding DUF4149 domain-containing protein has product MRGVYFLLLAVLIGAELTLGILVAPVIFFPQNIIGDGVLTHFMSGQMMTKIFLKFNYILLFISIVIMISELFDLRKKLIFSLKFSMLMLAFLNLALALSFVFFFTPFIVYAQNLGVDATQTAEFAKIHSASEYVMKIMLVLQIILFFVKFKISQNERKA; this is encoded by the coding sequence TTGAGAGGAGTTTATTTTTTGCTTTTGGCAGTACTTATAGGAGCTGAGCTAACGCTTGGTATTTTGGTGGCGCCAGTCATATTTTTCCCGCAAAACATCATAGGAGATGGCGTACTTACGCATTTTATGAGCGGTCAAATGATGACAAAGATATTTTTGAAATTTAATTATATTTTGCTTTTTATAAGCATAGTTATAATGATTAGCGAGCTATTTGATCTTAGAAAAAAGCTTATTTTTTCACTAAAATTTAGCATGTTAATGCTTGCTTTTTTAAATTTGGCTTTAGCTTTGAGCTTTGTATTTTTCTTTACGCCTTTTATAGTTTACGCTCAAAATTTGGGTGTTGATGCGACACAGACGGCTGAATTTGCCAAAATACATAGTGCGAGTGAATATGTGATGAAAATCATGCTTGTTTTGCAAATTATTTTATTTTTTGTGAAATTTAAGATTAGCCAAAATGAACGCAAAGCCTGA
- the epsC gene encoding serine O-acetyltransferase EpsC, translated as MWESLKELVQTVREKDPSVHKCCFLAILINTPGIHAVLFHKISHFLYKKERFFLARLISQIARFLTGIEIHPGAKIGRRFFIDHGMGVVIGETAEIGDDVMMYHQVTLGGTGKECGKRHPTVKNGVTIAAGSKILGAITIGENAKIGANSVVLKNVPANATVVGIPARIVRVNGTKFEPEFII; from the coding sequence ATGTGGGAGAGCCTAAAGGAGCTAGTTCAAACTGTTCGTGAAAAAGATCCATCAGTACATAAGTGTTGCTTTTTGGCAATACTTATAAACACTCCTGGCATCCATGCGGTTTTGTTTCATAAAATTTCTCATTTTTTATATAAAAAAGAACGTTTTTTTCTAGCTAGACTCATCTCACAAATTGCAAGATTTTTAACGGGCATCGAGATCCATCCTGGAGCAAAGATCGGCAGGAGATTTTTCATAGATCATGGTATGGGTGTGGTTATCGGTGAGACAGCTGAGATAGGCGATGATGTAATGATGTATCATCAAGTAACACTTGGAGGTACCGGAAAAGAGTGTGGCAAAAGGCATCCGACTGTAAAAAATGGTGTGACTATCGCAGCTGGCTCAAAGATACTAGGTGCCATAACGATCGGTGAAAATGCTAAGATCGGTGCAAATTCAGTCGTGTTAAAAAATGTCCCAGCAAACGCGACAGTCGTTGGTATACCAGCAAGAATAGTTCGAGTAAATGGGACAAAATTTGAACCAGAATTTATTATCTAA
- a CDS encoding sodium-dependent transporter, giving the protein MDRKSWSSRLTYILAVAGATVGFGATWRFPYLVGQNGGGAYVLVFCIAMIVIGIPMILVENAIGRRLKCNAVDAFGGSINGKKISKKWQIVGWMGLVGAFGIMAYYMVIGGWVLNYIAQISFGLLDLSHVVSFEETSAFYEQNIVSNPLAISFATLVFVLVNYAILVQGAVGGIERSAKFLMPLLFILMLIMIAKNITLDGAIEGVKFYLTPNFSKINLKLFVDVLGQVFFALSLGFGVMITLSSFVKKDEGLVKISIITGILNTVIAVLAGFMIFPSLFSYSVSPDSGPSLVFKSLPIVFSHMPFGGFFAVAFFTLLMIAALTTSLPIYEVIITTLQEKFKIKRKKAIFLVLGGIFILGNLPSLMATNILSHVSIFGKNIFDAYDAISATIFFVFTSFGCAIFVGWVLKDDAKKEILQGSEKHAKLINIWFWYIKFVVPFIILVLFISSFYDNFLK; this is encoded by the coding sequence ATGGATAGAAAATCTTGGAGTTCAAGGCTCACATACATTTTAGCTGTTGCAGGAGCTACGGTTGGTTTTGGTGCGACGTGGCGTTTCCCGTATCTAGTCGGGCAAAACGGTGGTGGCGCCTATGTGCTCGTGTTTTGTATCGCGATGATCGTGATTGGCATACCGATGATTCTAGTTGAAAATGCGATCGGTAGACGCCTAAAATGCAACGCTGTGGATGCTTTTGGTGGATCGATAAATGGCAAAAAGATCAGCAAAAAGTGGCAGATCGTTGGCTGGATGGGGCTTGTTGGTGCTTTTGGCATTATGGCTTACTATATGGTTATTGGTGGCTGGGTGCTAAACTACATCGCACAAATTTCATTTGGTTTGCTTGATCTCTCGCATGTGGTTAGTTTTGAGGAGACAAGTGCGTTTTATGAGCAAAATATCGTAAGCAATCCACTTGCTATCAGCTTTGCAACGCTTGTTTTTGTGCTAGTTAATTACGCTATTTTGGTACAGGGTGCGGTCGGTGGTATCGAGCGATCAGCGAAATTTTTAATGCCACTACTTTTTATTTTAATGCTTATTATGATTGCTAAAAATATCACACTTGATGGTGCAATAGAAGGCGTAAAATTTTACTTAACGCCTAATTTTTCAAAGATAAACTTAAAGCTTTTCGTTGATGTTTTGGGGCAAGTCTTTTTTGCGCTTTCACTTGGGTTTGGTGTGATGATCACGCTTTCTAGCTTTGTGAAAAAGGATGAGGGTTTGGTTAAAATTTCTATCATTACAGGCATTTTAAATACGGTAATCGCTGTGCTTGCAGGCTTTATGATCTTCCCTTCTCTTTTTAGCTACAGCGTATCGCCAGATAGTGGCCCAAGTTTGGTGTTTAAATCGCTACCAATTGTTTTTTCTCACATGCCATTTGGTGGTTTTTTCGCGGTTGCATTTTTTACACTATTAATGATCGCTGCACTTACGACATCGCTACCAATATATGAAGTAATAATCACAACACTTCAAGAAAAATTTAAGATAAAACGTAAAAAAGCAATATTTTTAGTCCTTGGAGGTATATTTATTTTAGGAAATTTACCTTCGCTAATGGCCACAAACATACTAAGTCACGTAAGTATTTTTGGTAAGAATATTTTTGATGCATATGATGCAATAAGCGCAACGATATTTTTTGTATTTACTTCATTTGGGTGTGCAATATTCGTAGGTTGGGTGCTAAAAGATGATGCAAAAAAAGAAATTTTGCAAGGTAGTGAAAAGCATGCAAAACTAATAAATATCTGGTTTTGGTATATAAAATTTGTCGTACCGTTTATCATTTTGGTGCTTTTTATCAGCTCGTTTTACGATAATTTTTTAAAATAG
- a CDS encoding potassium channel family protein: protein MSFLSRLLKFLNWSNSTKPEISLDTELYEQLKPFRFPLISVVLLLLFGTLGYVLIDNFSLIDAFYQAGMTFTTVGFTEVAPITPKGRIFTITFILIGFIIFTLSIGIVVEVLKRGTLISILKERRMLYRIARLKNHFVICYHNLYTIELSAQFRENHIPFVVVDDREDIAELAQIYKYPYFIKAQPHTQIAFLKTHLSSAKGLITLSSNIADNIALIASVRLYEKEIGRRKPYHIITNAETEDDTQRLKKLGADNVVSPSRLVAQRLSAMSVRPDMENLLEQFLYTKNSPIDIEEILVPDYSWIRFKRLKETHLRNITNADIVGIRDINNNFVPMPNGDTLVGTGSKLLVIGTVDGIRLTKRVVKSKHKPEEFKYV from the coding sequence ATGTCTTTTCTCTCAAGACTTTTAAAATTCCTCAACTGGTCAAACTCTACAAAACCAGAAATAAGCCTAGATACTGAGCTTTACGAACAATTAAAACCTTTTAGATTTCCACTAATTTCAGTCGTATTACTGTTACTTTTTGGAACATTAGGTTATGTCTTAATAGATAATTTCTCGCTAATAGATGCCTTTTACCAAGCTGGCATGACTTTTACAACAGTTGGTTTTACCGAAGTTGCTCCAATAACTCCAAAGGGCAGAATTTTTACTATCACGTTTATACTTATTGGTTTTATTATATTTACACTATCGATTGGTATTGTGGTTGAGGTTTTAAAAAGAGGCACATTAATTAGCATTTTAAAGGAACGACGCATGCTTTATAGGATCGCAAGACTAAAAAATCACTTCGTTATTTGTTATCACAATCTATACACAATCGAACTTAGTGCTCAATTTCGCGAAAATCATATACCTTTTGTAGTGGTCGATGATAGAGAAGATATCGCAGAGCTAGCTCAAATTTATAAATATCCATATTTCATAAAAGCTCAGCCACACACACAAATTGCCTTTTTGAAAACACATCTATCAAGCGCAAAAGGTCTTATAACTCTTAGCTCAAATATTGCTGATAACATCGCCCTTATAGCATCTGTAAGACTTTATGAAAAAGAGATAGGTCGCAGAAAGCCTTATCATATCATCACAAATGCAGAGACAGAAGACGATACGCAAAGATTAAAAAAATTAGGTGCTGACAATGTAGTAAGCCCATCTCGATTAGTCGCGCAGCGGTTAAGTGCTATGAGCGTAAGGCCAGATATGGAAAATTTATTAGAACAGTTTTTGTATACAAAAAATTCACCCATCGATATAGAAGAAATTCTTGTTCCTGATTACTCTTGGATAAGATTTAAAAGATTAAAAGAGACTCATCTACGAAACATAACAAATGCAGACATAGTGGGTATTAGAGATATAAATAATAATTTTGTACCAATGCCAAATGGTGACACATTAGTGGGGACAGGATCAAAGCTTTTAGTCATCGGCACCGTTGATGGAATACGTCTAACCAAGCGCGTTGTAAAAAGCAAACATAAACCTGAAGAATTCAAATACGTATAA
- a CDS encoding ATP-binding protein translates to MIDWGVKYAAIYKSTKGMLKPVEDIDFVDIDSLYGLEKQKEILLKNTLNFIKGKDANHVLLWGERGCGKSSLVRAVFTKFYKAGLRIIEIGCEDLKYLGDIIDEIRKSEFKFIIFCDDLSFENGSNEYKFLKPIMDGSIQKPPKNVLLYATSNRRHLISEFKSENENSELIDGEIHYSDAAQEKISLSDRFGLWISFYQGNYDEYLKMVDFYFKDYAGDKEELHTLAKNFATLRASRSGRTAKQFYLTFKENLK, encoded by the coding sequence ATGATAGATTGGGGTGTGAAGTACGCAGCGATTTATAAAAGTACAAAAGGGATGTTAAAGCCGGTTGAGGATATCGATTTTGTCGATATCGACTCGCTTTATGGGCTAGAGAAACAAAAAGAAATTTTGCTGAAAAATACTCTAAATTTTATAAAAGGTAAGGATGCAAATCACGTGCTTCTTTGGGGTGAGAGAGGATGTGGCAAGTCAAGCCTTGTAAGGGCTGTTTTTACTAAATTTTATAAAGCTGGGCTTCGCATCATTGAGATCGGTTGCGAGGATCTAAAATACCTTGGCGACATCATCGATGAGATCAGAAAAAGCGAGTTTAAATTTATCATTTTCTGCGATGATCTAAGCTTTGAAAATGGCAGCAATGAGTATAAATTTCTAAAGCCTATTATGGATGGCTCTATCCAAAAGCCACCAAAAAACGTCCTTTTATACGCTACATCAAATCGTAGACATCTAATAAGTGAGTTTAAAAGTGAAAATGAAAACTCAGAGCTAATTGACGGAGAAATTCACTACAGCGACGCAGCTCAGGAGAAAATTTCTCTCTCAGATCGCTTTGGCCTTTGGATCAGCTTTTATCAAGGTAACTACGACGAGTACCTAAAAATGGTTGATTTTTACTTCAAAGACTACGCAGGTGACAAAGAGGAGCTTCATACGCTTGCTAAAAATTTTGCCACGCTAAGAGCCAGCAGAAGTGGTAGGACAGCAAAGCAGTTTTATCTAACTTTTAAAGAAAATTTAAAATGA